The following DNA comes from Kluyveromyces lactis strain NRRL Y-1140 chromosome E complete sequence.
ataaaagttCCAGATGGAGGCTATGGCTGGGTGGTGGTTTTCTCATCCTTCTTGTTAAACTTCTGCACCTCTGGTGCGTCGTATGGTTACGGTGTTTACTTGTCATATTACATGGATAGTGGAAAATACGAAACTGGAGGTAAACTCGACTATGCTGCCATTGGGGGATTGAGCTTTGGTGTTGGGGTTCTTTTTTCTCCCTTGTACAACTATATATTGATAAACACTTCACCAAGGAAGCTCATTTCGCTTGGAATCGTCATTCAGAATGTTGCCGCGTTACTAGCTGCCTTTTCTACCAAATTATGGCAGGTGTATCTGACTCAAGGTGTGTTCATCTCAATAGGTACAGGCGCAATATGCTTTCCAAACACTACAATAGCCGCACCATGGTTtaggaagaaaagatccCTAGCTCTGGGGATTACCGTGGCCGGTACGGGGGTTGGAGGAATCGTTTTCAACCTCTCCACCCAACgcattattgataattatGATTCCAAGTGGGCGTTGATTTCTCAATGTATCATATGCTCAGTGCTGAGTACTGTAGCGGTGCTTTTGATTAGAACCAGAAGAGACGAGGTTCAGAAGTATTCTGATACGCCCACAACAGCAGTGGCGCTGGATATGTTCAAGTACCCAGTGATATGGTTATTGATCCTTTGGGTGTGTTTCACCATGCTTGGTTATGTTGTTCAGGTCTATTCTCTGTTCTCGTTTACGATTTCTCTCGGCTACACTTCCAAACAAGCCTCGGCGGTGTCCTGTGTTATATGTGTGGGAATCATTGTTGGAAGACCTCTTGTGGGACTTGCCGCCGATAAGTTCGGAGCGGTGACAACAGGGATGTTCTGCCATCTGATTGTAGCTATTCTGTGTTATGGAATGTGGATTCCGTGCAGAAATTACGCAACAGTTGTCGTGTTCGGTCTCTTCGAGGGAATGTTGATGGGATCAATATGGCTACTACTCACTTCCATAATAACACGGTTGGTCGGTTTGCCAAAACTAGAAGCGGTGTATTCGGTAGTGTGGATGTTTCTTGGAGTGTGTGCTATTGTGTCACCTGTAATTGGTATTTCTCTTGCAAAGAACAATGTTAAGCCAGGGGAGAACGCCTACTTGTACACGGCA
Coding sequences within:
- a CDS encoding MCT family MFS transporter (similar to uniprot|P36032 Saccharomyces cerevisiae YKL221W MCH2 Protein with similarity to mammalian monocarboxylate permeases which are involved in transport of monocarboxylic acids across the plasma membrane mutant is not deficient in monocarboxylate transport), which produces MSATLQSIMSENNTTFREKGEAATSLETSNISSAGELKDPGRLEKEQTIYEFETVPEDEDDSYNKIKVPDGGYGWVVVFSSFLLNFCTSGASYGYGVYLSYYMDSGKYETGGKLDYAAIGGLSFGVGVLFSPLYNYILINTSPRKLISLGIVIQNVAALLAAFSTKLWQVYLTQGVFISIGTGAICFPNTTIAAPWFRKKRSLALGITVAGTGVGGIVFNLSTQRIIDNYDSKWALISQCIICSVLSTVAVLLIRTRRDEVQKYSDTPTTAVALDMFKYPVIWLLILWVCFTMLGYVVQVYSLFSFTISLGYTSKQASAVSCVICVGIIVGRPLVGLAADKFGAVTTGMFCHLIVAILCYGMWIPCRNYATVVVFGLFEGMLMGSIWLLLTSIITRLVGLPKLEAVYSVVWMFLGVCAIVSPVIGISLAKNNVKPGENAYLYTAVYCGTAYLLAALALWCIRGIIIARDKVSLVEKTGYDDGELHLRVNLVDALKGMAHYGKLYRKV